Proteins encoded together in one Amblyomma americanum isolate KBUSLIRL-KWMA chromosome 1, ASM5285725v1, whole genome shotgun sequence window:
- the prel gene encoding preli-like, which yields MVKFYERKDRFKFSWDQVAQGFWARYPNPYSTHVLTEDIVARYVEGGKLFTKRLLTKTNPMNRLPKWGERFVSSKSVRIVEESVVDPRTRTLVTYTRNIGLQHIMSIEEKCIYRPAADNPKHTVVERKAWVSSSIFGFSCAIQAFGVERFKQNAAKACKGFTYVLERMFPGTHPAEKEHLRSKLATELAKAKAVPLVAAARCSN from the exons ATGGTGAAATTTTACGAGAGGAAGGACAGGTTCAAGTTCAGCTGGGACCAGGTGGCTCAAGGCTTCTGGGCGAGGTATCCAAATCCGTACAG CACGCATGTACTGACTGAAGACATCGTTGCACGATATGTAGAAGGTGGAAAGCTGTTCACAAAGCGGCTACTCACAAAGACCAACCCAATGAATCGGCTACCAAAGTGGGGAGAACGATTTGTCAGTTCAAAGTCCGTTCGTATTGTTGAAGAATCTGTTGTTGATCCAAGAACTAGGACCTTGGTCACTTACACACGCAACATTGGTCTGCAGCATATTATG TCGATAGAAGAGAAGTGCATCTACAGGCCTGCTGCTGACAACCCAAAGCACACTGTGGTGGAGCGCAAAGCCTGGGTatcttcttcaatttttggtttCTCTTGCGCCATCCAAGCATTCGGTGTGGAACGTTTCAAACAAAATGCTGCCAAGGCATGCAAGGGATTCACCTATGTCCTGGAGCGCATGTTTCCTGGGACCCATCCTGCCGAGAAGGAGCACCTTCGTTCCAAGCTCGCCACCGAGCTAGCCAAAGCCAAGGCTGTGCCACTGGTGGCTGCAGCCAGATGTAGTAACTAG
- the Slh gene encoding sec1 family domain containing Slh: protein MSLNIRDKQIAALKQMLNFNVPQPKGSFSEPVWKLLVYDRCGQDIISPLLSVKELRDMGITLHMLLHSDRDPIPEVPAIYFVAPTDENITRISQDFRNELYDQYYLNFVSPVSRQHLEDLASAALQANSVANVSKVFDQYLNFITLENDLFLLKHNDRHTVSYYAINRGDVKDTEIESIMDNIVDCLFSVFATLGTVPIIRSPKGNAAEMVAEKLDKRIRDNLRDSRNSLFLDSTHGGGQFSFQRPLLVVLDRNMDMATPLHHTWTYQALAHDVLGLSLNRVTLEEPVAPSPSSEHVGAKPRKKTKTFDLTQADKFWQQHKGSPFPTVAEAVQEELEAYRAQEDEVKKLKAAMGLEGDRTDEAITMLSDNTAKLTSAVSSLPELLERKRLIDMHTSIATAILEHIKARKLDLYFETEEKLLGRQALDRSLLDLINDPEAGTAQDKLRLILIAFVLGLDGALEYEEALQRAGCDLSALRYLRRWKDYTRITAPQPMGSYGGGPRTVGMFSKLMSQGSQFVMEGVKNLVVKKHKLPITRLVDALMELKSLPETDDFRYLDPKLLGRAEPRAQAPFQEAVVFVLGGGNYIEYQNLLDYTKGKSKKVVYGCTQLVNAAQFLEQLSQLGAEIK from the coding sequence ATGTCTCTCAACATTCGCGATAAGCAGATCGCTGCATTGAAGCAGATGCTCAACTTCAACgttcctcaaccgaaaggctCCTTTTCGGAGCCTGTGTGGAAACTTTTGGTGTACGACCGTTGCGGACAGGATATAATATCGCCTCTGCTGTCTGTGAAAGAGCTACGCGACATGGGCATCACCCTGCACATGCTTCTGCACTCGGACCGAGATCCCATTCCGGAGGTTCCTGCGATCTACTTCGTGGCGCCGACTGACGAAAACATTACGCGGATATCACAGGACTTCCGAAATGAGTTATACGACCAGTATTACTTGAACTTCGTGTCACCTGTGTCGCGCCAGCACCTTGAAGATCTGGCTTCGGCAGCTCTGCAGGCAAACTCTGTAGCTAACGTGTCGAAAGTGTTCGACCAGTACCTCAATTTCATCACACTGGAGAATGATTTGTTTCTGCTGAAGCACAATGACCGACATACTGTTTCTTATTACGCCATTAACCGTGGCGATGTGAAGGACACTGAGATTGAGTCAATCATGGACAACATCGTCGACTGCCTCTTTTCCGTTTTCGCGACGCTAGGGACCGTGCCCATAATCCGTAGCCCCAAAGGAAACGCTGCTGAAATGGTTGCCGAGAAACTGGACAAAAGAATACGCGATAATCTGCGCGACTCGCGTAACAGCTTGTTCCTGGATTCTACTCATGGTGGCGGCCAGTTCAGTTTTCAACGGCCACTGTTGGTTGTGCTCGATCGCAACATGGATATGGCAACACCGCTGCACCACACGTGGACATATCAGGCTTTGGCACATGACGTTCTTGGCCTGAGCTTGAACCGTGTGACCTTGGAGGAACCTGTAGCACCGTCTCCATCATCCGAGCATGTAGGTGCCAAGCCAAGGAAAAAGACCAAGACATTTGACTTAACTCAGGCTGACAAATTCTGGCAGCAGCATAAAGGAAGCCCCTTTCCCACCGTGGCTGAAGCAGTGCAGGAAGAGCTGGAGGCATACCGAGCCCAGGAAGATGAAGTGAAAAAACTTAAGGCAGCCATGGGGCTGGAAGGTGACCGAACAGATGAAGCTATCACAATGCTTTCTGATAACACGGCAAAGCTGACATCAGCTGTCAGCTCACTGCCAGAGCTGCTTGAGCGTAAGAGGCTTATTGATATGCACACCAGCATAGCCACTGCAATCCTGGAACACATCAAGGCTAGGAAGCTTGATCTGTACTTTGAGACTGAAGAGAAACTGCTTGGCAGGCAGGCTTTGGATCGTTCTCTGCTGGACCTGATCAATGATCCGGAGGCCGGCACAGCGCAAGACAAGCTAAGACTAATCTTGATAGCTTTTGTACTGGGACTCGATGGGGCCCTTGAGTATGAGGAGGCCTTGCAGCGAGCAGGCTGTGACCTCAGTGCTCTGCGGTACTTGCGTCGCTGGAAGGACTACACCCGCATCACTGCCCCACAACCCATGGGCTCTTATGGTGGTGGCCCTCGCACAGTTGGAATGTTCTCCAAGTTGATGAGCCAAGGCTCGCAGTTTGTGATGGAAGGTGTCAAGAATCTGGTTGTCAAGAAGCACAAGCTACCAATTACACGGCTGGTGGATGCTTTGATGGAGTTGAAATCACTGCCTGAGACTGATGATTTCCGATATTTGGACCCCAAGCTTTTGGGACGTGCTGAGCCACGGGCCCAGGCACCATTCCAAGAGGCAGTTGTGTTTGTTTTGGGAGGTGGAAATTATATAGAGTACCAGAACCTACTGGACTACACGAAAGGCAAGTCCAAGAAGGTGGTCTACGGTTGCACACAACTCGTCAACGCTGCTCAGTTTTTGGAGCAGCTGTCTCAGCTTGGGGCTGAAATTAAGTGA